The Corynebacterium simulans genome contains a region encoding:
- a CDS encoding cupin domain-containing protein: MTDKPVAELPINNVTTFGNASHHGEKMLNLDLLAEAPKPNAQRPRPAVKRVLSADGGNLILFTFNASQSLPDHKAAHPITVQTLRGEVFFTCEGKEVLLRPGQIIHLPAYVPHRVDAVESDGDSPAIMLLTMLTGETIASTYDGDSIAKS, translated from the coding sequence ATGACGGACAAGCCCGTGGCAGAGCTTCCAATCAATAACGTAACCACCTTCGGTAATGCCAGCCATCACGGCGAGAAAATGCTTAACCTGGACCTCCTGGCGGAGGCGCCGAAGCCGAACGCGCAGCGCCCACGCCCGGCCGTCAAACGCGTGTTGAGCGCCGATGGCGGCAACCTCATCCTATTCACCTTTAACGCGAGCCAAAGTTTGCCAGACCACAAGGCTGCGCATCCGATTACCGTTCAAACGTTGCGCGGAGAAGTCTTTTTTACGTGTGAAGGCAAAGAAGTTCTCCTCCGGCCAGGCCAGATCATCCACCTTCCCGCCTATGTTCCACACAGGGTTGACGCAGTGGAATCTGACGGCGATTCACCGGCAATTATGCTGCTCACAATGTTGACAGGAGAAACAATAGCTAGCACTTACGACGGTGATAGCATAGCCAAATCATGA
- a CDS encoding TetR/AcrR family transcriptional regulator: MSTSKPYHHGNLRAEMLRVAVELGRKHGPDAVSIRAVTRTIGVSPTSAYRHFTDQEELLRAVADASIDELLKRLDAALIEAEDFAAQEENPGPIHVEQLMHAAMAYLRFALDENGFFQCILSGRGFNYPRAFNDDLDMGASDGHSSTLHRFYHLLAKHAIDTDGTADYTHFPVNALAAWATVHGFSVLATSGHLSALPEQMKLDIAKSVFAASIRGTDFKNPENPYRNYPGSVRPEAQ; the protein is encoded by the coding sequence ATGAGTACCTCCAAGCCATATCATCACGGAAATCTGCGCGCGGAGATGTTGCGTGTAGCAGTAGAGCTCGGCCGAAAGCATGGGCCTGACGCGGTGAGCATTCGTGCAGTCACGCGCACCATTGGCGTGTCCCCCACCTCGGCGTACCGCCACTTCACGGATCAGGAGGAACTGCTACGCGCGGTTGCCGACGCCTCGATTGATGAGCTCCTCAAGCGCCTCGACGCAGCGCTGATCGAGGCCGAGGACTTCGCCGCGCAGGAAGAAAATCCAGGCCCCATTCACGTCGAGCAGCTCATGCACGCCGCAATGGCTTATCTCCGCTTCGCTTTGGACGAAAACGGCTTCTTCCAATGCATCTTGTCTGGACGCGGCTTTAATTACCCGCGGGCATTCAACGACGATCTAGACATGGGTGCTTCCGACGGCCACTCGTCTACGCTGCACCGCTTCTATCACCTACTGGCCAAGCACGCGATAGACACCGATGGCACAGCGGATTACACGCACTTTCCCGTCAACGCGCTTGCTGCTTGGGCCACGGTGCACGGCTTTTCGGTACTCGCCACCAGCGGTCACCTCAGCGCACTACCGGAGCAAATGAAGCTCGACATCGCCAAATCCGTCTTCGCCGCCTCCATCCGCGGCACCGATTTTAAGAATCCGGAAAATCCTTATCGTAACTACCCAGGCAGCGTGCGACCGGAAGCGCAATAG
- the rpsP gene encoding 30S ribosomal protein S16, whose translation MAVKIKLQRMGKIRNAEYRVIIADARTRRSGKAIENIGIYQPKQEPSLIQIDSERAQYWLGVGAQPTEPVLALLKVTGDWQKFKGLPGAEGTLKVAEEKPSKLELFNAALAEANNGPTIEAITEKKKKAKEEAEAKAAAEKAAEEAAAAEAAAAESEESAEASEESAE comes from the coding sequence ATGGCTGTCAAGATCAAGCTGCAGCGTATGGGTAAGATCCGCAACGCTGAGTACCGCGTCATCATCGCTGATGCACGCACCCGCCGTTCCGGCAAGGCTATCGAGAACATCGGCATCTACCAGCCGAAGCAGGAGCCTTCCCTCATCCAGATCGATTCCGAGCGCGCACAGTACTGGCTGGGCGTCGGCGCACAGCCGACCGAGCCGGTTCTCGCACTGCTGAAGGTTACCGGTGACTGGCAGAAGTTCAAGGGCCTGCCAGGTGCTGAGGGCACCCTGAAGGTTGCTGAGGAGAAGCCTTCCAAGCTGGAGCTGTTCAACGCTGCACTGGCTGAGGCCAACAACGGCCCGACCATCGAGGCTATTACCGAAAAGAAGAAGAAGGCCAAGGAAGAGGCAGAGGCTAAGGCTGCTGCTGAGAAGGCTGCAGAAGAAGCTGCTGCCGCTGAGGCTGCCGCTGCAGAGTCCGAGGAGTCCGCTGAGGCTTCTGAGGAGTCCGCAGAGTAA